Sequence from the Maribellus comscasis genome:
ATACCCAAACACAGGGCCATCATGATAAACAAAATGGTTTCAAGCATCAATAAGATAAAACTTCCGGTAATGGGAACTCCAAAAACCAGATTGCCGATAAGTACAATAACAAATGCATTTGCAACCGACAGCAGAAGATAAGGAATTACTTTACCAATAATTATTTGTGCAGGTCGTAAGGGCGAAACCAGTAGTATTTCCATCGTACCCAATTCTTTTTCACGAGTGATGGAAATAGAAGTCATCATAGCAGAAATAAGCATTAAAATGAGTGCCATAACACCGGGAACAAACATATAAGCACTTTTCATTTCTTCATTAAAATACATCCGCACTTCAGGCTGAATTTGCATAGGTAGTTGCAGGTTTGGGTGCATCTTTTTTATGTAGTCGTTAATGATTCCGGAAGTGTAAGAAATAACCAGGCGTGCGGTGTTTGGATCAGAAGCATCGGCAATAAGCTGTACATTTGCCTTTCCTTCCTTTTTTAGTTTTTCACCAAAATTACTTTCAAAAACAATCACTTCCTTTACTTTTCCTTTTCTGAAAATATCTTCTATGCCGTTTGTATTTTCCAGGTTTTTATCCAGAATAAAATATCCCGACGACAGTATTTTATTTGTAATTTGCTGCGTGGTTACATCTTTCGACTGGTCGTAAACAGCAATGTGTACATCCTTGATTTCGCTTTTAATAACTGTCCCGAAAATTAGCAGTTGGGCAATCGGAATTCCAAATAAAATCAACATCGTCCGCGGATCACGAAAAATGTGGAAGAATTCTTTTTTTATAAAAGATTTAAGCTGTTTCATATTTTAAAATAGCTGGAAGACGGAAGTCAGAAGAAAGAAGTTGAACCATTCAATTCCGATTTTTTGTCTTTCATTTTTATATTTCATTCTTTGTTGTTTATTCTTAGCTTATTTCCGGTTCCCCTCCGTTGGAGGGGTTAGGAGAGGCTTCTTACCTTGCAATTTTTATAAATACTTCGTCCATGTTTTTTGCATTGTATCTTTCTTTTAGTTTTGCGGGTGTGTCCAGTGCTTCAATTTTTCCGGCATCCATAATCGAAACGCGGTCGCAATATTCAGCTTCATCCATGTAATGCGTGGTAACAAAAACGGTTATCCCGTTACTGGCCGCTTCATAAATCAGATCCCAGAATTTTCTGCGTGTAACCGGGTCAACGCCACCGGTGGGCTCATCGAGAAATACAATTTTAGGTTCATGAAAAATGGCTACAGAAAAGGCCAGTTTCTGTTTCCATCCCAGGGGCAAGCCTGCAATCAACTTGTTTCTCGCATTTTCCATTTCCAGCTTTTTTAACAGTTCCGCCATTTTCTCTTTTCTTTTTTTGGGCGGTATTCCATAAATTCCTGCGTAAAGTCGTATGTTTTCCGCGACGGTTAAATCCTCATACAACGAAAATTTCTGACTCATATATCCTATGTTTTTTTTGACTTTTTCGGTCTCCCGGTAAATATCAAAACCTGCAACTTTTACATTACCCGAAGTGGGTGAGGAGAGACCACATAAAATCCGGATAGCTGTTGTTTTGCCCGCACCATTTGCCCCAAGAAATCCAAATATTTCGCCTTTGTACACATCAAAACTCAGGTTGTCGTTCGCTGTAAAACTCCCAAACTTTTTAACCAGGTTTTGTACCGTTATAATTTTTTCCATTTTTTTCAGTTTTCAGTCGCAGTCACAGTTTTCAGTTAAAAATCTTTACTGCTTCCGAATTTATTTGGATTATTCATCATGTAATTCAATAGTTTCCCAATTTCCAAACATTCAGAATAAAGGGAATCGTGTATT
This genomic interval carries:
- a CDS encoding ABC transporter permease, giving the protein MKQLKSFIKKEFFHIFRDPRTMLILFGIPIAQLLIFGTVIKSEIKDVHIAVYDQSKDVTTQQITNKILSSGYFILDKNLENTNGIEDIFRKGKVKEVIVFESNFGEKLKKEGKANVQLIADASDPNTARLVISYTSGIINDYIKKMHPNLQLPMQIQPEVRMYFNEEMKSAYMFVPGVMALILMLISAMMTSISITREKELGTMEILLVSPLRPAQIIIGKVIPYLLLSVANAFVIVLIGNLVFGVPITGSFILLMLETILFIMMALCLGILISTAAKSQMTAMFISMIGLMLPTIILSGFIYPIENMPVVLQVISHIMPARYFVTIIRAIMLKGVGILFVWKETLILIGMTLFFIAVSVRKFKIRLE
- a CDS encoding ABC transporter ATP-binding protein — its product is MEKIITVQNLVKKFGSFTANDNLSFDVYKGEIFGFLGANGAGKTTAIRILCGLSSPTSGNVKVAGFDIYRETEKVKKNIGYMSQKFSLYEDLTVAENIRLYAGIYGIPPKKRKEKMAELLKKLEMENARNKLIAGLPLGWKQKLAFSVAIFHEPKIVFLDEPTGGVDPVTRRKFWDLIYEAASNGITVFVTTHYMDEAEYCDRVSIMDAGKIEALDTPAKLKERYNAKNMDEVFIKIAR